In the Tessaracoccus lacteus genome, ATCGTCCTCACCGGCGCTGCGCACCTCATGGTGCGCGGCGCTCACGCCTGCGTCTGCGAGCCCGTGCGACTCCACGTCGCCCGGATACAGGGCGGCCCTGCCAGAGCGCGCTCAAGTGCTCGAGGAACATGCCACAAAAACTCGGGGCACACTCGGGGCACGAATCGTGCAACGGAACTCCATCAATCCCCGAAAAGACGACTCACGCCCTAGTCAGAGCGGGAATCGAAGTGGCGGAGGATACGAGATTCGAACTCGTGAGGGCGTGAACCCAACCCGCTTTCCAAGCGAGCGCCATAGGCCTCTAGGCGAATCCTCCGTGGGGGACTCTACCGGAGGCCGCGGCGTCGTCTCAAATCCGGGTCGGTCACATCCCTGCGAGTGCCACCAGCAGTCCCTGCGACGCAGAAACCCGGCCGACGACCCTGCCGTGGCCGAGCACCGGCTGCGGCTGGAACTCCCTCAACGTGTCCGTTGCCAGCCCGAGTGCGTCGAGCACCGCGACAACGACGGGGACGGTCGCGCGGTGTGCCCCGTCGGACGCCTTCACGACGATGCCGGTCCCGCCGGACAGGCCGACGGCGAGCGTCCCCTCCGCCCCGATCTTGCAGACCAGGCCCGAGACCTCGCGGTGCAGCACGAGCTCGTCGCGACGGGTACCCGAGACGTACTCGGGGTGCGCCCGGTAGGCGTCGGCCAGCCTCCGCGACTCGACGGTGTCGCCGGCGGCGAACCGGCCGAACGCCCTCGCCAGGCCCTTGACCGTGCAGGGGAGCGCCGGGGCCCCGCAGCCGTCGGGCACGGGATCGCCGATCTCGTCGCCCGTGTACTCGCCCAGCGTCTCGCGGATCGCGAGCTGCAGCGGGTGCCCAGGCTCGAGGTAGCTCTCCAGCGGCCAGCCCGCCCGCACGCAGGTCCGCACCATCGCCGAGTGTTTCCCGGAGCAGTTGTGGATGATCCGCTTCTCGCCGTGGCCGGCGGCGAACCACGCCCGCGCAGCCTGGGGGTCCAGCGGGGTGCCGGGCGTGACCTGCAGCGCGTCCTCGGTCAGGCCGGCACCGACCAGGATGTCGCGCGCGCCCTCGACGTGGATCTCCTCCCCGGAGTGTGACGCGGACGCGAGCGCCAGCTCCGCGCCGGTAAGGTCGAGGCCGGCTCTGAGCATCGCGATCGCCTGGAAGGGCTTGATCGCGGATCGGGCGAGGAAAGGGGAGTCGACATCGCCGAGGACGAGCGCCACGGAGCCGTCGGGGTTCGTGACCGCCAGGCAGCCGTGGTGCACGGCCTCGAGGTAGTCGCCCCGCCACACCTCGGCGAGAGCGGGATCTGCAGTCTTGACCATGCGCGTCACCCTACTGGCGCGGGAGCCCCGGGCGCCGCCCGGGACACTTCGGGCATGCGCTACAGTGGTTCCCGGTTCCTCGCGCGGCGGTATCTCGCCCAACTCCCCCAGGGTCGGAAGGCAGCAAGGGTAAGTGAGCTCTTCCGGGTGCGCGAGGGGCCTTTTTTCTGTCCGGAAACTGTCTGCTGGCTGGAATAGGGTGGATCGGGTGAACGACGACTACGACGACGAGGACGACTACGCCCCCATCGACGGGGACGCCTACGGCTCGGCCGACACGCCCGATTTCGTCCCGATGGACGGCCCCGGCCTCTTCGACGAGGCCGAGGAGGAGTTCGAGGTCGTCGCCGAGGTGACGGCCCCCGTCGTCGAGGCGAGGCGCACGACCGCCGCGCCGCGGGCCCAGACTCCCGACGCCCCGCTGGCGCTGTACCGCCGCTACCGGCCCGACACGTTCGCCGAGGTCATCGGCCAGGAGCACGTCACCGTCCCGCTGCAGCGCGCCCTGGCAAACAACAAGGTCGGCCACGCCTACCTGTTCTCCGGCCCCCGCGGCTGCGGCAAGACGACGTCGGCCCGCATCCTCGCCCGCTGCCTGAACTGCGAGCAGGGCCCCACGCCCACGCCGTGTGGCGAGTGCCAGTCGTGTCGCGACCTGGCGCGCGGCGGCCCCGGCTCCATCGACGTCATCGAGATCGACGCGGCCTCGCACGGCGGCGTCGACGACGCCCGTGATCTGCGCGAGCGGGCCTACTTCGCCCCGGTCGCCAGCCGCTACAAGATCTACATCATCGACGAGGCCCACATGGTCACGACGCAGGGCTTCAACGCCCTGCTGAAGCTCGTCGAGGAGCCACCGCCGCACACCAAGTTCATCTTCGCGACCACTGAGCCCGAGAAGGTCATCGGCACCATCCGGTCCCGGACGCACCACTACCCGTTCCGGCTCGTGCCGCCCCGGGTGCTGGGCGACTACCTGACCCACATCTGCGAGGTCGAGGGCGTCTCGATCGAGCACGCCGCCATCCCGCTGGTCGTGCGTGCCGGCGCCGGCTCCGTGCGTGACTCGCTCTCGGTGCTCGACCAGCTCCTCGGCGGGGCCGCCGACACGGGAGTCAGCTACGAGCAGGCCGCCGCGCTGCTCGGATACACGCCCGACGTTCTGCTCGACGAGATCGTCGACGCGTTCGCCGCCGGAGACTCCGCAGGCGTCTTCACCACCATCGACAAGGTCATCGAGGTCGGCCAGGACCCGCGCCGCTTCGGCGAGGACCTGCTCCGTCGCCTCCGTGACCTCGTCATCCTCGCCGCGGTGCCCGAGGCCGTCACCACCGGCATCCTCGACGTGGCCGAGGACCAGGCGCAGCGCCTCCAGACGCAGGTTGCCGGCATGGGGGCCGGTGAACTGACCCGCGCCGCCGAGGTCATCGCCACCGGCCTGACCCAGATGCGCGGCACCACCGCGCCCCGGCTCCACCTCGAGCTGATGTGCTCCCGCGTCCTGCTGCCCGGCGCCGACGACGACGAGCGCGGACTGCACGCCCGCCTCGACCGGCTCGAGCGCCGCGTCGGGATGATGGGCGAGGCGCCCGCCGCGGCCGCCCCGGCGATGCCCCCCGCGCCGGCTCAGCAGCACCCCGCGCCTCAGCAGCGGCCGGCCGAACGGCCCGCCCAGCAGCGCCCGGCTGAGCAGCCCCTCCAGCAGCGTCCCGCGGAGCAGCCCGCCCAGGAGCGACCGGCCGAGCAGGCTTCCGACGCCCAGCCTGCCCCCGCTGCCGAGGCTCCCGCTCCGCAGCCTGCAGCGCAGCAGCGTCCGGCGGGAAGCGCCCCGGCCGCCCCGGCGCAGCCCGTGGAACCCGTGCAGTCCACCCCGACGCCCCCCGCGCCCGCGGCGCAGACCGCCCCGTCGAGCGGTCAGCTCACCGCCGCCGAACTACGCCGGGTGTGGCCAACCGTCCTCGACGAGGTCAAGCGCCGTCGCCGCTTCACCCACATGCTGCTCGCCCAGCACGCGCAGGTGCTCGACGTATCGGACGGCGTGCTGACTCTCGGGTTCAGCGCCGCCGGTCCCCGCGAGAACTTCGGCTCCGGCGGCTCCGCCGACGTGCTCGCCGACTCGATGATCGAGGTCATGGGCGTCGAGCTGCACATCACCACCGTCGTCAACGACGGGTCAACCCCGCCCGATGCGCCTCAGCAGCAGCGGCCTGCGGCAGCGCCGCCGGCCGATCAGCGGGTCCAGCCCGTCGATCAGCGGCCGCAGCCCGAGCGTGTACATCAGGCGGACCCGGCGCCAGTCGAGCGGCACCCCTCCGCCGAGCAGCGGCCCGCCGGAGCAGAGGTGTCGGGCGCTGACCCTTCGACAAGCTCAGGGAACCGTGGGGGAGGCTCAGGGAACCGGGATGGCTCGGGCCCTTCGACAAGCTCACGGAACCGGGGGGGAGACTCAGGCCCCTCGACAAGCTCAGGGAACCGAGGAGCAAGCTCAGGCCCTTCGACAAGCTCAGGGAACCGGGAGAGCCGGAACCGGGAGAACGAGGTCTCCGCGGAGGACGCGGTCCTCGACGCCGAACACAACGCAGAGGAGCTCCTGAGCACCGAGCTCGGGGCGGAGATCATCGCGGTCCGCGACGCGGACTGACGTCTCCAGCTGCTTCTATTCTTGACCCCAACCCATCTAGGAGAGACCGATGTTTGGTGACTTCGACATCAACGCGCTGATGGCCCAGGCCCAGCAGATGCAGGACGACCTCGAGCGCGCGCAGCGCGAGGTCTCCGCCATGACATTCACGGCCCAGTCCGGCGGCGACCTCGTCGAGGTGGTCCTCAACGGCAAGGGCGAGATCGACGCGCTGACCATCAAGCCCGAAGCCTGCGACCCGGACGACACGGAGACCCTCGCGGACCTGATCATCGCCGCCTACCGCTCCGCCAAGGAGCAGGCCGACACCGCGATGGCCTCCGCCATGCCGCAGATCCCGCAGATCCCCGGCCTCGGGGGCTGACCCGCCCGTGTATGAAGGGCCTATTCAGGACCTCATCGACGCGCTGAGCCGGCTCCCTGGCATCGGGCCGCGCGGCGCACAGCGCATCGCCTTCTTCCTGCTCGACGCGCCCGAGGAGGACGTGTTCGAGCTGTCCGAGACCCTGCGTCGCGTGAAGGAGTCGTCGCGATTCTGCGAGGTCTGCTTCAACGTGTCGCAGGAGGCGCGCTGCCGCATCTGCCGCGACCCGCGCCGCGACCCCAGCCAGCTCTGCGTCGTCGAGGAGTCGAAGGACGTCGTCGCCATCGAGCGCACCGGAGAGTTCCGCGGGCTCTACCACGTGCTCGGCGGCTCAATCTCGCCCATCGACGGGCGCGGCCCGGGCGACCTGCACACACGCGAGCTCTTCCAGCGCCTCGCCGACGGGTCCGTCACCGAGGTCATCCTCGCCACCGACCCCGACACGCAGGGCGAGGCCACGGCCGCGTACCTCAGCCGGATGCTCCGCGACTTCGGCGTCCGCGTCACGCGCCCCGCCTCCGGCCTGCCCGTCGGCGGCGACCTCGAATACGCCGACCAGGTCACCCTCGGCCGAGCCTTCGAGGGCCGCCGCACCATGTTCGAACCCGGCACGTAAAGGAACCACATGCGCATCGACCAGGCCGTCGGATCGCGCGGCTTCGACCCCGCCGCGCCCATCGTCACCGTCCTCCTGCACGGCTTCGGGGCCGACGAGCGGGACCTCGCCACCATCGGCGAGGCCCTCTACCTGCCCTGGATCTCGCCCCGCGCGCCGCTGCCGGTGCAGGGCGGCGGCGCCGCCTGGTTCAACCTCGGCTACCCGTCGGACGTCGACGAGGTCACCGCCGCGACCGAGGCGCTCTGGGCCCTGCTGGACGAGGTGCTCGACCCCGCGACGCGTATCCTCGCCGTCGGCTTCTCGCAAGGCGGCCTCATGGCCACGCAGCTGCTCCGCACCCGCCCCGAGCGCATCGCCGCGACCGTCGTGCTGTCCGGCTTCCTGCTCGACGCCGAACAACCGGCCGACGCTCAGCTGGCCGAGAGCCGCCCGCCGGTCTTCTACGGGCGCGGCGAGCTCGACCGGATCATCCCGCCACAGGCGGTGTCGGGCCTCCTCGACTGGCTGCCCGGCCACGCCGACGCGACCGTCTTCGCTTACCCCGGCCTCGAGCACGGCACCAGCTCCACCGAGATGCAGGACCTGACCGACTTCCTGAGGTCTACGGGGATCGTCGAGTGAGCGCCCCGGTCATCACGGCCAGGGGCCTGACCAAACGCTACGGCGACGTCACCGCCGTCGACGGCATCGACTTCGACATCGCGCCGGGCGAGTCCTTCGGGTTCCTCGGCCCCAACGGCGCCGGCAAGTCGACGACCATGCGGATGATCGCCGCCACCTCCACGCGGACCGCCGGCAGCCTTGACGTGCTGGGCCTCGACACGAACCACCATGGCCCGCAGATCCGGGCCCAACTGGGCATCGTGCCGCAGGGCGACCTGCTCGACGAGGAACTGCGCGTCATCGACAACCTCATCGTCTACGGCCTCTACTTCGGGCTGCCGCGCGCCCACGTCAAGGCCCGTGCCGAGGAGTTGCTGGACTTCGCGCAGCTGCGCGAGAAGCGCACCGCCCGCGTCGACGGGCTTTCGGGAGGCATGAAGCGGCGCCTCACGATCGCCCGCGGGCTGATCAACGACCCGAAGATCATGCTGCTCGACGAGCCGACCACCGGCCTCGACCCGCAGGCCAGGCACATCCTGTGGGACCGGCTGTTCCGGCTCAAGGAGCAGGGCACCACCCTGGTCGTGACCACGCACTTCATGGACGAGGCCGAGCAGCTGTGTGACCGGCTCGTCGTCGTCGACCACGGCCGGATCGTCGCGGAGGGCTCCCCGACGTCGCTGATCTCGCAGTACGCCACCCGCGAGGTGCTGGAGGTGCGCTTCGGGTCCGGCCGCAACGAGGAGGTCGCCGTCCGGCTCGACGGGATCGGCGAGCGTCGCGAGGTCCTCGCCGACCGCGTCCTGATCTACGCCGACAACGGCGAACACGCGCTCAAGGCGGTCATCGACCGCGAGCTGGAGCCCATCGCCTCTCTCGTGCGTCGCTCTTCGCTCGAGGACGTGTTCCTCCGGCTCACCGGCCGGAGCCTGATCGAATGAGCCTCGCCACGCGCCCAATGACGGCCGTCGACCCTCGCCGCGTCGCCCGCTGGGGCTGGCTCGGCGTCGTGCACCACCAGCTGCGCCTGATGCGCCTCTACCTGCCGACGATGCTGCTCACCGGCATCGGCTCGCCTTTCCTGTACCTGCTCGGCCTCGGGCTGGGCCTCGGCGTGCTCGTCGACGGGGGCAGCGGGATCGAGGGGGTCGACTACATCGTCTTCGTCGCCCCCGCGCTGGTGATGGCGACCGCCATGCAGACCGCGGCCCAGGAGAACACCTACGGCGTGTTCGGCGGGTTCAAGTGGTCCAACATCTTCACCGCGATGCGGCTCACCCCCATGAGCCCCGGCCAGATGGCCTTCGGGTTCCAGGTCTCCACGCTGCTGCGCGTCACCCCGATGCTGGTGTTCTACTGCCTCGCCGTCATGGTGTTCGGGCTGGGCCACCCGCTGAGGGTCCTCCTGCTGATCCCCATCGGCCTGCTGCTGGCTTTCGCCGTCGGGTTCACCGTGATGGCGTGGGTGGCAGGCCAGAAGGACGACCGCGGCCAGCTGTCTTTCGTCGAGCGCTTCGTGATCCTGCCCCTGACGCTGTTCTCCGGCAGCTACTTCCCACTCGAGACGCTGCCCGGCTACCTGCAGCCCATCGGCTGGGTCTCGCCGCTGTGGCACGCGGCCGAGCTCGGCCGCGTCGCGCTCTACTCCGCGCCCGTGCCGGGCTGGCTCGTCGCCGTCCACGTCGCCTACCTCGCGGTCCTCGCGCTCGTCATGGGGCTCATCGCGGCCCGCGTCTTCCGCGGGAGGCTCGACCAGTGAACAGCCTCTACGCCGGCAACACCCGCGCTGTCGTCGAACGCGGCGTGCGCGTCATGATGAAGCACAACACACTCGTGATCCTGTCCGGCTTCTTCGAGCCGGTGTTCTACCTCCTCAGCATGGGATTCGGCCTCGGCGCGCTCATCGGCACCGTGTCGTTCTACGGGCACGACGTGCCCTACGGCGCGTACATCGCGCCGGCGCTGATGGCGGTGTCCGCCATGAACGGCGCCGTCTACGACTCGACGATGAACGTCTTCTTCCGCATGCGATACGCGAAGCTGTACGACCAGATGCTGTCGACGTCGCTGGGCCCGCTCGACGTGGCGCTCGGCGAGATCATCATGGCGCTGATCCGCGGCCTGCTGTACGCCATCGGGTTCATGATCATCACGACGATCCTCGGGCTGAACCTCGCCTGGACCGCGGTCCTGGCGATCCCCGCCGCGCTGCTCGTCGCGTTCGGTTTCGCGTCCATCGGCCTGGCGATCACCAGCTTCATGAAGCGGTTCCAGCACCTCGACATGGTCTACTTCGTGCTGCTGCCGATGTTCCTGCTGTCGGCGACGTTCTTCCCGATCGAGGTGTACCCGGAGGCGGTGCAGTGGGTCATCAAGGCGCTGCCGCTGTGGCACGGCGTCGACATGATCCGCCAGCTGACGACGGGCCTGATCCAGCCGACCATCTGGATCCACGTCACCTACTTCGTGGTGATGATCGTGGTGGGCGTCACGCTGGCCACCGCCCGCCTCCGGGCGCTGTTCCTCCGCTGAGCTACAGCTCCTCGCCCGGCAGCAGCGCGCCCACCTGGTAGCGCAGCGCGTCCATCGTCTCCATGACCGCCATGGTCTCTGACCACGGCATCAGGTCCGACTGCTGGCGACCCTCGGCCACCATCGTCGCGAAGTGCGCTGCCTCGAAGCACAGACCCTCGTGCGCCTCGATGACGGGAGCCTCCGAGAAGGCCTCCTCGCCGTCGCGGGTGAAGACGCGGACCTTCTGCGGCGTGTAGAAGGTGCCGGGGATCTCCAGCGTCGCGAGGTCGCCGGAGACGAACGCTATGTTCGGAGTCAGCGATGCCAGCGTCGTGGAGACCTGCGCCTGCGCGTTTTCGTGGCCCGGGTACCCCTCGAGCGTCGCGGAGATCTGCCGGTCGACCCCCGTG is a window encoding:
- the recR gene encoding recombination mediator RecR is translated as MYEGPIQDLIDALSRLPGIGPRGAQRIAFFLLDAPEEDVFELSETLRRVKESSRFCEVCFNVSQEARCRICRDPRRDPSQLCVVEESKDVVAIERTGEFRGLYHVLGGSISPIDGRGPGDLHTRELFQRLADGSVTEVILATDPDTQGEATAAYLSRMLRDFGVRVTRPASGLPVGGDLEYADQVTLGRAFEGRRTMFEPGT
- a CDS encoding ABC transporter permease; this translates as MSLATRPMTAVDPRRVARWGWLGVVHHQLRLMRLYLPTMLLTGIGSPFLYLLGLGLGLGVLVDGGSGIEGVDYIVFVAPALVMATAMQTAAQENTYGVFGGFKWSNIFTAMRLTPMSPGQMAFGFQVSTLLRVTPMLVFYCLAVMVFGLGHPLRVLLLIPIGLLLAFAVGFTVMAWVAGQKDDRGQLSFVERFVILPLTLFSGSYFPLETLPGYLQPIGWVSPLWHAAELGRVALYSAPVPGWLVAVHVAYLAVLALVMGLIAARVFRGRLDQ
- a CDS encoding asparaginase; the protein is MVKTADPALAEVWRGDYLEAVHHGCLAVTNPDGSVALVLGDVDSPFLARSAIKPFQAIAMLRAGLDLTGAELALASASHSGEEIHVEGARDILVGAGLTEDALQVTPGTPLDPQAARAWFAAGHGEKRIIHNCSGKHSAMVRTCVRAGWPLESYLEPGHPLQLAIRETLGEYTGDEIGDPVPDGCGAPALPCTVKGLARAFGRFAAGDTVESRRLADAYRAHPEYVSGTRRDELVLHREVSGLVCKIGAEGTLAVGLSGGTGIVVKASDGAHRATVPVVVAVLDALGLATDTLREFQPQPVLGHGRVVGRVSASQGLLVALAGM
- a CDS encoding alpha/beta hydrolase → MRIDQAVGSRGFDPAAPIVTVLLHGFGADERDLATIGEALYLPWISPRAPLPVQGGGAAWFNLGYPSDVDEVTAATEALWALLDEVLDPATRILAVGFSQGGLMATQLLRTRPERIAATVVLSGFLLDAEQPADAQLAESRPPVFYGRGELDRIIPPQAVSGLLDWLPGHADATVFAYPGLEHGTSSTEMQDLTDFLRSTGIVE
- a CDS encoding DNA polymerase III subunit gamma and tau; its protein translation is MNDDYDDEDDYAPIDGDAYGSADTPDFVPMDGPGLFDEAEEEFEVVAEVTAPVVEARRTTAAPRAQTPDAPLALYRRYRPDTFAEVIGQEHVTVPLQRALANNKVGHAYLFSGPRGCGKTTSARILARCLNCEQGPTPTPCGECQSCRDLARGGPGSIDVIEIDAASHGGVDDARDLRERAYFAPVASRYKIYIIDEAHMVTTQGFNALLKLVEEPPPHTKFIFATTEPEKVIGTIRSRTHHYPFRLVPPRVLGDYLTHICEVEGVSIEHAAIPLVVRAGAGSVRDSLSVLDQLLGGAADTGVSYEQAAALLGYTPDVLLDEIVDAFAAGDSAGVFTTIDKVIEVGQDPRRFGEDLLRRLRDLVILAAVPEAVTTGILDVAEDQAQRLQTQVAGMGAGELTRAAEVIATGLTQMRGTTAPRLHLELMCSRVLLPGADDDERGLHARLDRLERRVGMMGEAPAAAAPAMPPAPAQQHPAPQQRPAERPAQQRPAEQPLQQRPAEQPAQERPAEQASDAQPAPAAEAPAPQPAAQQRPAGSAPAAPAQPVEPVQSTPTPPAPAAQTAPSSGQLTAAELRRVWPTVLDEVKRRRRFTHMLLAQHAQVLDVSDGVLTLGFSAAGPRENFGSGGSADVLADSMIEVMGVELHITTVVNDGSTPPDAPQQQRPAAAPPADQRVQPVDQRPQPERVHQADPAPVERHPSAEQRPAGAEVSGADPSTSSGNRGGGSGNRDGSGPSTSSRNRGGDSGPSTSSGNRGASSGPSTSSGNRESRNRENEVSAEDAVLDAEHNAEELLSTELGAEIIAVRDAD
- a CDS encoding ABC transporter ATP-binding protein — translated: MSAPVITARGLTKRYGDVTAVDGIDFDIAPGESFGFLGPNGAGKSTTMRMIAATSTRTAGSLDVLGLDTNHHGPQIRAQLGIVPQGDLLDEELRVIDNLIVYGLYFGLPRAHVKARAEELLDFAQLREKRTARVDGLSGGMKRRLTIARGLINDPKIMLLDEPTTGLDPQARHILWDRLFRLKEQGTTLVVTTHFMDEAEQLCDRLVVVDHGRIVAEGSPTSLISQYATREVLEVRFGSGRNEEVAVRLDGIGERREVLADRVLIYADNGEHALKAVIDRELEPIASLVRRSSLEDVFLRLTGRSLIE
- a CDS encoding YbaB/EbfC family nucleoid-associated protein, producing the protein MFGDFDINALMAQAQQMQDDLERAQREVSAMTFTAQSGGDLVEVVLNGKGEIDALTIKPEACDPDDTETLADLIIAAYRSAKEQADTAMASAMPQIPQIPGLGG
- a CDS encoding ABC transporter permease, which produces MNSLYAGNTRAVVERGVRVMMKHNTLVILSGFFEPVFYLLSMGFGLGALIGTVSFYGHDVPYGAYIAPALMAVSAMNGAVYDSTMNVFFRMRYAKLYDQMLSTSLGPLDVALGEIIMALIRGLLYAIGFMIITTILGLNLAWTAVLAIPAALLVAFGFASIGLAITSFMKRFQHLDMVYFVLLPMFLLSATFFPIEVYPEAVQWVIKALPLWHGVDMIRQLTTGLIQPTIWIHVTYFVVMIVVGVTLATARLRALFLR